The genomic stretch TTCAGAGTATTAGATACAAACTTCTTACATTTTGTCTAAACAAGCATATACTTAGACAAGATCGAAGTCattagaaattatttttaattgttatACTTATAGGGGGTAGGGGAATTTCAAGTTTGTGTAATTTCATACAAAGTTGAGGGAGGATTATTAGGTGACATATCATTCAGCTAGCTCTTCTTAACTCTATCCATTTGTGtgaagtatatatatatttactaTTAAGCTATATAAAAATAGGCATTCCCCTTAATTATGAATGCAAATTAAACTAATAATATTTTGGGTGGTAATTTAGAGAATAATTAGTCAATCGGTAGCTCACATGGATGATGAACGGAATATATTGTAGCTTCTTAGATTCACACCGCCAGTATGCAGTAACGTCGTAAGTCGCTTTCGGTAATTCCATAGCTAATTTTGAAAGATTGTCTAACCATTTATACCACATCACAAGGACTTCTTCAACATAAGTACAAAACGATGTGAATatctttctttttaatttaatactattagattatttataattctcagttttattattattattttattaagtaCTATGTATTTATTGGATGGTGCTTTTTGTGTGGGGGATTAAAAAGAGTAATAATCTTACAATTATGTTCatgatataaataataaatgaataatagtttTTCAGAATATATATTCCTAAATTCccctaattaaaaaaattctacaTTCTATAATATGAGTAATTAAAAGAAATTCTCCATTCTATAATATGAGTAATTTTAGCTTTTATCTAAGTTAGCATGTTGGCTAGCCCGAAATCTGAATATTTAGAGTTAGATCGAGGttgaatatatatatttctttCATTACTAATAACTTAGTTGATTAGCCCGCAGTTGGAGGACGGGTGAGATGAAACCCGAAGGGGTGCCCTAAACATTATTAACTCAATGTAGCTCATATAGTCTAATGAATAAAAAGTAAGTATTCCATTATTAAATACGAGTAAGTATTTGGATTAAAATTCCATACGTGTGTAATAAGCGGGAAAATAGAGGGTGTGGATAGATAATGATAATGTCTTTGTCAACAAAAATAGCACTTCCTTTGGCCCCACTTTAGCTATACAAATAGAAGGTCGACATACTTAATCCTTTCCCCTTTACCATTATCACTACGCTAAAATCACACAAACAACAATGGGAAACGCTTTTGGAGGAAAAGGAAGCGTCAAAATAATGAACATCACTGGCGAAACCTTCAAGCTCAAGACTCCGGTCCAGGCTGGTTCGGTTCTCCAGAACCACCCGGGTCACGTGCTGCTCGCCTCAGACGCGGTCGTGCATTTTGGCGCCCGCGCCAAGCCGCTCGAGCCGCATCACGAGCTGAAGCCGAGGCGCCTCTACTTCCTCGTCGAGCAGCCGAGCCTTCCGGAGGCCGGCATGATGCGGAGGGTGCGCTCGGGGGTTCACATGACCGCCAAGGACCGCCTCGAGAGCTTGATGCTCTCGAGGAGATCggcctccgatatatccaccgtGAGGTCGGCATCGAACGCTGACGAAAGCGGCGGAGTCAGAGTCAGGCTGCGACTGCGCAAGGCGGAGGTGGAGAAGCTGATGGCTGAAAGTAAGGATGGTGCTGACGTGGCGGAGAAAATTGTCGGCCTTTGCatgagcggcggcggcggcgctacGGCAGAGCGCGACGTGCATTGTGACGGCGCTGATCGGGGATTGGCGAGACAGGGCACGAGCAAATCGCGCGAGGTACGtttgttttttttcaaaataaatacttTAGTAATTTTAGTTGAATTTAAACATAATAGGTCCGGTTTTCATGGCATGTTTGGGGAGTTTGgtgtttgattttaattttatcgttAGATTGCTCTATTAAATTAACCATGtgcaaataaaatatgaaaaaattgtTTATAATTATTGCTTGGTATATTTATTCAATAATGATTAGGTCATTCCAAATTATTATGTAGTACTATAGTTTTTCGATAAAGAAgttgaaaatttctattttGTTGCGCTAACTCCCAATTATATCCAAAAAGTTTGACAATTTCGAAAGAATTAGTCttctcattttatatttttaacacgtaggagtatatatttttagatATGCCACGTCTTTATCTTTAATTATAGTATATACTCATAAATAACTCCATAACTTATATCCACACATACTACAGTGGGTGAGGTAATACATTCATCATATTACGTGGGATATAACTCACAAGAGTGATTAAGTATGCAAGAAAATACATTctggataaaaaaaaaaagaaatagcaTTAGGTTTATGATGTTGAAAATATAGTctatgaatttattttatttaaactaaAAGGATAAACTAATATTTgttaaaaaaatcatatattGTGTATTTGTGAGTAGGTGAATCTAACTAACAAATGTTGAATTTCTGAAAAACTGTTGATGATCTCTTAATTAGTCATCTTCTTCCAGAGCCAAAAGCCCTTACCAAACAAATGTACTGTAGTTATAGTTccctatatttttaaatatttttttaaactatTATTTTTCGTTTACAGAAATAGTCTCATCTTTCAATTTTCATATGTATACTAAAGTTAGTCtcacactaaaaataaaaactctctCCTAATTTAATACCCACTTTTTatatatctctactttattcacctTTTCTCTTTTCCTCTCCAACTTCACCtatactttatctatttttccttcatatttttattaattttgtatgaAAATGGACTATTTTTGGTATACACGTAGGGAGTTATTAATTTTCACAGTATTCAATTAAATTTGTTATGTGTATACATGCAACTTGCTAATATGATAATTTGTCCACGTTAGTTACGTTGCATTATTGCATAAATAAAGGTGAAAataatataatgaaaataactTTTTCAGCTTTAAGAAAAGAATCATTGGACTTCAACTTTAGCATAAAATGCCCATTCACATTTCActttcgataaaaaaaaaaaagaagttcaacatattttcaaatttataataaattgcaACCTATAAAGAATGCTAAAGTTTTTTATAATGTTTACATGGCAAAATAAAGTACAATAAcaaccaagaagaagaagaagaatgtaAAATTCAGCCAttctttgtttaattttttcataaattgTACTATAACGACTTGAATTAGTTGATTATTTTTATCCTCAATTTGCAGAAGCGCGTTGGATTTTCGCTAATCGAGGAAGGAGAAATACATCTTGTGGCTTCGTAGTCTTAATTAGattataatttgattaattgttGATAAGTAGTAGTACTTAAATATTTTCTCTCCTAATTATCAGCAACGCATATGTTTGTGCCAATTTTTGGTATGTATATGAAGAAAATGCAGATGTTGAGAATGATTTATTTACCTCTATCAATCTCACTACTTCTATACATGCATGTACATGTTTGTCAATTTCCGATTTATTTATTGTTCCGtgaatgattttattttctaattttaagtcAAACTTTATGCCATACAACCTACATTTATTCTGACTctgatcttatttatttattattagacTTTTTTCTTTCAGAGGATAATTATTAGATATATAACTACTCCATATTATTCTGAACATGTTCCATGAGAAATTCTTCTCTTGGCATCTAAACTTTTTCTTGGTCAACCGGCATAGCAACACATTATTAATTGGTTAGGGAAATAATAGTCAATTCTTTAAAATATGAGTCAATGGGGATAATAAGTCCAAAAACTATTGTATGTTAACAAAACCTCTAAAATGTAATCACAATCATCCAGCAATTAAAAAGGCTACAATCAGAAAGAGttaatctaattttattttctatggaTGAATGGTTAGCAATGTAATGAGTAATGGTAGCTGTTAATTAGGAGGACCATTGATCTGGCACTGTAAGAAAGTATTCCGTCATTGCTTTCCTAAATCTTTTCTTGTACTGTTTGGGTGAAATAATGGTTGGTGAAGCATTCTTTGGTCCACCAAGAATACCCGATGCCTTCACCCATGTCTCCAAGTGCTTATCCCATGTATACTGCCTCATGTAGTCGATGATCCCCAGCACGAGCTCCTTCCGCTCCTCATCCACCCCCACCACCAACGAGTAGTCCATCACGTCCACCCACTGCAAAACACAACATCACGCGTATTAGGATTGGACCCATTATAAAGGGACTGAACAAATCCACATCGACTTGAGCCTACTCTAATACTGCGTAATTCTAGTAATGCGTTACCAATCTAGAAAATTTTTTGATGGCTTACCGCTAGAAATGAGGTGTCGTTCCACACCGCTCTCTCCAGCTTCCTCTTGGCTTTGCTTCCGAGAAATATGGGATCCGTTCGCAAGTTTTCCACTAGATTCATGTCTAACAGTACTCTGTTTGCTGCCGTCGTGTCTGGATTGTATCGGGATCGTGCTGAGCCCTTCAGGTCATAAATCTTCGTGATACTTCTTTTGAAGAAGAGATTCTCCATCACCATCAAATCCATCTTCATCTCCTTGCCACCTTTTGAGGGTTTCACTGCAACCTGTTTTTACCAAGTATGCATACAGTTATGACTGCCACGTCATATTAACGACAAGAGCAAGATCGGTGGTATGAATGTACCTGGTAAATGCCGAGTATTTTGGAAAGACAAGTTGGGCTTCCAGAGCTAAGAGTATCTGTCAGATACTTGAAATACTCGGAAGAGAATTCGTTGAATGATTCCAACTCGGTCTTTGTCACCTGTTTGATTATGAAACGTTCATCAAATGATTTGGCGAAGTAGACATTGCTCTTCCCTCCTTGCGCGCTCCATCTCCTGCAGCGGCTCAAGGACCGCACAAAGTCCAATTCATCGGGGCAGCACCTCTTCCTAAGAGCATCAAACTGCTTTGCAAAGTAACAAGTAACATAAAACTTCATCTTTGTCGTTGAAGACCCATCCTCAAAAGAAATTCTGCAGTTAGGCGAACTTTTGTGATCTGCAGAGAGAAATGCATCTTCGGAGCAGTGGTTGCTATATTGCATGTAATCCAGGTCGAGGGAAGCAAAAGACGGACATGTGGAAAGGTCCTCAGCTGTCGGGTTCAAGATATTGAATAGGCCAGTATTCACTTCTCTTGCATTCCCATTCTGTTTGTCAGCAATCCAGTCAGCATATTCTTTGGAGGTAAGGGCATACGAGATTATGCTTGTGGGCTCGTTGTCATAAACAGTGATGAAAACATCACGTTGACCATTTTGTTGAACCGGTAGTCTTGCTCCTTCAGGCAGAATAGAGAGAAACGAAATGAAAGAGGGCGAGACACGTGTTATAATTTTCAACTTCTCAGCTTCGCTTGGTGATACATGAGAGTACGTTCTCTGTATACACGAAACGGGGTCCCTGACCATGTACTTGAAATCGCCAGAAGCATGAAATGACCGAAGTGTCAACAAATGCAAATGAGGCGGCAACTCTTCACTCATTCTCTCTTCTAGCCTCTGGGCAGAATCGAAGGAGTAAACTCTCTTTCGTGATAACAATCTTCTGTAAGTAGGGTTGTCTCTCTGATTCACTTGTTTGGCTGCTGACATAGTTTCGGACACATCACTATTTAGGTTGTCAAGCAAGCAAGCTCCCATCAGTGCCTGATCAGCACCACACCAGGCAGAATCTATTTTATCCGAGAGGAAGGATTTCTCTATTGTTGGGTGCTCCACCCTAGTATCTTCATGACGACGGTCAAGGCTGCAAGCGTTCGTATATGTTTCAGAATCTCTTCGTGTGATGCGGGCTTCAACATCATAGGGAACCTTCAGACTAGAAGTTTTCCTGAGGAGGGAGTCGAGCAAATACAAGCGCCGATCCCAAACATCTGAATTGATTGAAAGAGAATGTCTCAAGCGGTTAATCTCAAGAATGTCAACTTCTGCTTGATCGTGTTGTTGTATCTCATTGCTAGGTGGTTGGAGCAAATCCTGAAAAAAGCACATcagttaaaattaaaatctagATTTACTAAGTTATGAGAAACTTAATGCACAGTAAGTACTCACTTGGTAATAGCTCTGTTCTTTAGCAACCATGTCGCTTAGCTCCAAGATCCGTCCATGCAAGTCACTTGCTTCGGAGAATTCATGTATAGAAGATAAGCTTCGGAGATTGATATCCTGAAGTAATGCTGATATCTCGGTATATAGGGCTTCTGCTTTGCTCAGAAGCTAATACGAGGAAAATGATATAGTTAGGATACTTGTATTATCATTATAACCAATCTTTTCAAAGAAATGAGATGAACAGCTTTTAAAGTTTTTCACGAACCTCTGATGCTTCTTGTCTTAGCCAGCTTTGTTCTCCGGGCCTGCAGAATTCAAGAATCGGAGGGGGCAAACAAACAGAAAGGGTGCTAATCGGAGAATACTGAAAGGAGGCAACCATACTTCCACACCTGTCAAATCAGAATACCAATAACAACACCACCATTGTTTGTGCCATTAAAGACAGTAATACAATATAGAAATGGAATCCAATTAAAATGTCACCTACCCGTAAAATCTGAGGCAGTCCCTTTGCATGGAATGACCGCAGTTTGCAACCCGGTTCCCTGTAGCATATTGTGAAAAACTAAGTTCAAGAAATTTCCCGAAAGAAAGTCCCCATGTGGCATCTGACATAACGACTCTTCGTGTGGCAGGTGGAACTCCTTCTACATGTGCACATCTGAGGCATCTGTGCCACATCCAAATCTTGCCATCCTGTTTCCTTGGAAGCCTAAAAGTGGAGAGACGTTGCACATTGATCATCAGGTTACCATGCTGGTGAGTATAACGTATGGCATGGGCTTCAGCTGATTTCTTGCATGAATGGCAACGAGATGACTGGAAACACGAGAATGTAATGAAATTATAAGCTAATTAGAGAACAATGAACAACAAAAGAAGTATACTAgaaagggaaaaagaaaaaaaaaggtacCTCATCAAGCAAGTACTCCATAAGATATCTCCCTAGTGGTTTATCAGAAGGGCCATAAAACTTCACACGAAGAAGCCGTGAACGTTCACATACAGAGCCATTCAGGATACAGTTACTGGAGAAAGAAACTAATATGCTCTGACTATTGCCAATGTCATTAGCTGAATAATTTTCAATAGAGGCTTCAGCATCATTGATCATCTTGACTTGACTCGGTGATTCCAGCGGGAATAAACCTGCATGTCTACAAGTAGGCCTCGTGTTGTCGAGGGCTCCATCCAAAGCCAAGTTCTCATCACATGCATCCAGTAGTGCTTTTCTGTATATAATCTCATTGTTGGGAGAGAGATCGTCAGATTCAACCACACCAAGCACAGACATGGACTCTTGTAATCCATGCTCCAAATTGAGATCTTCCGATCCAATATGTGGAAGGGCGCCAATTTCTGATTTGTAGCTGGTAGTTGCGACAGAGTAGGAGGCTGGGATTTCCTCATCAAGAGTCATTTTCTTCGGATTAAAATGTGAGAATTTAGGAAAGCTTGCACCCTCATCAACAAGAAATGAAGTCTCTAGTGATAGATGATATGCTGCAAAGATGGCATACTGGACCGCATTTTTCACCTTCTTGAGTTCCTCAAGTGATGAACCCTTCAGTACAACCTAAAAAATATGGCAGATTCCATTCGTCAAACTACTCCAAGATTTCAAAATTGTTTTTCGTTTAATAATCATAACTATTATGTGCATGTTTTGCATCATCAAAAACTTTTCAATCAAAGAAACAACGAGACATTATCAATATATCATTGGTAGAAATAAAAAGGAGAGTGCTCGAAAAGATTAGATATGGTTGACTAGGCCTAGAACAGACAAAGTAAAATGAAATGTAAATGCACACACATAGAAGATAATACTGTCAGAATGCATATCATAATCCAAGAATACAACATAgaagtaaataaaattaaggaaaacaaaatgcTCATACAACAGTATGATGCAtctaaaaaacaacaaaaaactgGCAACGCATGTGAATTGAGTGAATATATTA from Salvia splendens isolate huo1 chromosome 15, SspV2, whole genome shotgun sequence encodes the following:
- the LOC121767380 gene encoding uncharacterized protein At1g66480-like; amino-acid sequence: MGNAFGGKGSVKIMNITGETFKLKTPVQAGSVLQNHPGHVLLASDAVVHFGARAKPLEPHHELKPRRLYFLVEQPSLPEAGMMRRVRSGVHMTAKDRLESLMLSRRSASDISTVRSASNADESGGVRVRLRLRKAEVEKLMAESKDGADVAEKIVGLCMSGGGGATAERDVHCDGADRGLARQGTSKSREKRVGFSLIEEGEIHLVAS
- the LOC121767558 gene encoding putative 1-phosphatidylinositol-3-phosphate 5-kinase FAB1C — translated: MATPGSTLVTLIAKIRSWMSWGDGQSKTTEHNCNGFCHCGASALNYCVKYRCLSCGRWWCGKCVQGITSLDVAAPSRSNENTGAIFDIKTCKLCFELGPIGKSTQRCSSKVYPFESPRQSSEPSSPSFSGEKFDGHFPDSVDGITDESYLNQSSPVSLHHSSSRSDEDDGEDSTGHFFNASSEYLNSISDTDSVCPRPRHEFCSFMSLHSSPSDSPSRINVNSIRVGHCVKRELEVDSSSRDDSSFDPQQAILEKFAERIWESRNVETNALIWIPPPPDDDADEEENSFCTYDDDDDEVGASGAMFSSNSSLESTLLAKEKQHLDSKEPLRVIVQGHFRALVSQLLLGQGIISTYEKWLNIVAAIAWKTANYIKPDTNGGGSMDPCDYVKLKCVASGSPSESKLIKGIVCTKNIKHKRMTSEYINTRILLLGGALEYQRVPNQLDSFDTLLQQEKDHLKMIISKIEALRPNVLLVEKSVSSFAQEQLLEKEISLVINVKRPLLERIARCTGALVTPSIDHLPKTRLGHCELFHLEKITEDHELVNQCNKKSSKTLMFFEGCPRRLGCTVVLKGSSLEELKKVKNAVQYAIFAAYHLSLETSFLVDEGASFPKFSHFNPKKMTLDEEIPASYSVATTSYKSEIGALPHIGSEDLNLEHGLQESMSVLGVVESDDLSPNNEIIYRKALLDACDENLALDGALDNTRPTCRHAGLFPLESPSQVKMINDAEASIENYSANDIGNSQSILVSFSSNCILNGSVCERSRLLRVKFYGPSDKPLGRYLMEYLLDESSRCHSCKKSAEAHAIRYTHQHGNLMINVQRLSTFRLPRKQDGKIWMWHRCLRCAHVEGVPPATRRVVMSDATWGLSFGKFLELSFSQYATGNRVANCGHSMQRDCLRFYGCGSMVASFQYSPISTLSVCLPPPILEFCRPGEQSWLRQEASELLSKAEALYTEISALLQDINLRSLSSIHEFSEASDLHGRILELSDMVAKEQSYYQDLLQPPSNEIQQHDQAEVDILEINRLRHSLSINSDVWDRRLYLLDSLLRKTSSLKVPYDVEARITRRDSETYTNACSLDRRHEDTRVEHPTIEKSFLSDKIDSAWCGADQALMGACLLDNLNSDVSETMSAAKQVNQRDNPTYRRLLSRKRVYSFDSAQRLEERMSEELPPHLHLLTLRSFHASGDFKYMVRDPVSCIQRTYSHVSPSEAEKLKIITRVSPSFISFLSILPEGARLPVQQNGQRDVFITVYDNEPTSIISYALTSKEYADWIADKQNGNAREVNTGLFNILNPTAEDLSTCPSFASLDLDYMQYSNHCSEDAFLSADHKSSPNCRISFEDGSSTTKMKFYVTCYFAKQFDALRKRCCPDELDFVRSLSRCRRWSAQGGKSNVYFAKSFDERFIIKQVTKTELESFNEFSSEYFKYLTDTLSSGSPTCLSKILGIYQVAVKPSKGGKEMKMDLMVMENLFFKRSITKIYDLKGSARSRYNPDTTAANRVLLDMNLVENLRTDPIFLGSKAKRKLERAVWNDTSFLAWVDVMDYSLVVGVDEERKELVLGIIDYMRQYTWDKHLETWVKASGILGGPKNASPTIISPKQYKKRFRKAMTEYFLTVPDQWSS